The nucleotide window TGGGAAAGAGGATTAAATGAACATACAAATGGTTTAATACGTCAGTATTTACCAAAACAAACAGATTTCACTAAAGTCAAAAGAAGAGAAATTAGAGAAATACAAAACAGGTTAAATAACAGACCTAGAAAATCTCTTGGTTACAAAACTCCATCTGAGGTTTTTTATGCTAAAGTTGCAAAAGTTTTAACAGCTTAGTTTGGTGAATTTATGCATTTATCTCTTGAATTGGCGATTTATAAAAAAGTAAAATGGCTCCGGCACCTGGATTCGAACCAGGGACCAAATGATTAACAGTCATCTACTCTACCGCTGAGCTATGCCGGAATTTGATTTTTATTTTATTGTAAGTTTTGAATTTATAAATGGCTCCGGCACCTGGATTCGAACCAGGGACCAAATGATTAACAGTCATCTACTCTACCGCTGAGCTATGCCGGAATTTGATTTTTATTTTATTGTAAGTTTTGAATTTATAAATGGCTCCGGCACCTGGATTCGAACCAGGGACCAAATGATTAACAGTCATCTACTCTACCGCTGAGCTATGCCGGAATCTATAAATTATAAGTATCAAAGTCAAAGTAATGGCTCCGGCACCTGGATTCGAACCAGGGACCAAATGATTAACAGTCATCTACTCTACCGCTGAGCTATGCCGGAATTTATGACTTTAACTTTAATGGGGTGGAATTATAGTAGAAAAAGTTTTTATTGTCAAGACTTTTTTATATATTTTTATAAAAATCAACTCCACTACTATTTACAATATATATTTTCTTTTCTTCTAAAAGTTTTAGTAAAATATCTTTTGATTTATCATCAAACATATTTTCTATATCTTCTTTTGTAAGTGGTCTTCTTTTTAACATAAAAAGTATTTCATCTTCACTATAAGTTTGAATCAATTTTGGTCTATTTTTAAAAACGATATTTACATTTATATTTTCAAATCTATTTGCAACTTTTTCTAAAAATTCATAACTTACTGGATTTACTTTATATGCTGGTGGTCTATCTATAGTTCCAATATCAACTCTTTTAGGATTGATTTGTTTTACGGCATTAAACAATAACTCTATTTCTTCATCTTTATCATTTACATCTTTAACAAATAAAATTTCTAAAACAAAATCATTCGTTGTTTTTTGTGAGAATTCAATCATAGAAGGAACAATTTTTTCAATTTCTACACTTTTGTTTTGTCTATCAAGTTTTTTAAAACACTTTTCACTTATGCAATCTAAAGATAATTTAACAATATCAATTTTTAATAGAGCTTCAAAAATATCTTTTTTATAAATCGTACTTCCATTTGATAAAATTAAAGTTTTTGTTTCACCTTTTATTTTATTAATCTCATCAATTAAATCATTTAATTTTGGATATAAAGTTGGTTCACCATTACATGTTATAGTTATTACATCTATTTTTGGATGATTTTTAAAACTCTCTTTTATTGCACTTGTAATTTCTTCAACACTTGGAAATGTATCCATTTTTTCAATAGTTTTTGCACCTTCTAATTCACAATATAAACAATCAAAATTACACTGTTTTTTTGATGGCGATAAATCAATACCTAATGATATACCAAATCTTCGTGAAGGTATTGGTCCAAAAATAATAGAATTTGAATAAGACAAAATAAAAAT belongs to Arcobacter defluvii and includes:
- a CDS encoding radical SAM protein, which encodes MSYSNSIIFGPIPSRRFGISLGIDLSPSKKQCNFDCLYCELEGAKTIEKMDTFPSVEEITSAIKESFKNHPKIDVITITCNGEPTLYPKLNDLIDEINKIKGETKTLILSNGSTIYKKDIFEALLKIDIVKLSLDCISEKCFKKLDRQNKSVEIEKIVPSMIEFSQKTTNDFVLEILFVKDVNDKDEEIELLFNAVKQINPKRVDIGTIDRPPAYKVNPVSYEFLEKVANRFENINVNIVFKNRPKLIQTYSEDEILFMLKRRPLTKEDIENMFDDKSKDILLKLLEEKKIYIVNSSGVDFYKNI